One segment of Agrococcus sp. ProA11 DNA contains the following:
- a CDS encoding MFS transporter — MTQSVHDTSRDNDRKGLGKVVTAAMAGTVVEWYEFFLYATAATIVFNLIMFPQSDDPYFPIISAFLTYAVGFVARPLGGIVFGHFGDKYGRKKLLQVAIILVGVATFLMGCLPTFDQIGYWAPALLVLLRFAQGFAVGGEWGGGVLLVAEHAPNKERGFWSSFPQAAVPAGNLIATVVLLVLQWTLSDEAFLSWGWRVAFWLSVVIVAVGYYIRTRIEDAPIFQQVKEEVAESNAQGYGVMEVIKRYPKGVLTAMGLRFAENILYYLVVTFSIVYLRTYLEYDVSRILGLMAIAHVAHFIFVPIVGRFVDTVGRRPMYMIGTILGASWGFIAFPMFDTGVDVVILGGIILGLLFHALMYAGQPAIMAEIFPTRMRYSGVSLGYQVTSIVAGSLAPIIATALLGQFGSHIPVAIYLVVACGITLIAVLALKETKGISLHDVDDEDRRRLREEQGTV, encoded by the coding sequence ATGACACAGTCCGTCCACGACACGTCCAGAGACAATGACCGCAAGGGTCTCGGCAAGGTCGTCACCGCAGCAATGGCTGGGACGGTGGTCGAGTGGTACGAGTTCTTCCTGTACGCCACTGCAGCGACCATCGTCTTCAACCTGATCATGTTCCCGCAGAGCGATGATCCGTACTTCCCCATCATCAGCGCCTTCCTGACCTACGCGGTCGGGTTCGTCGCGCGTCCCCTCGGCGGCATCGTCTTCGGCCACTTCGGCGACAAGTACGGCCGCAAGAAGCTCCTGCAGGTCGCCATCATCCTGGTCGGTGTCGCCACCTTCCTGATGGGCTGCCTGCCGACCTTCGACCAGATCGGCTACTGGGCTCCCGCACTGCTCGTGCTGCTGCGCTTCGCGCAGGGCTTCGCCGTCGGCGGCGAGTGGGGCGGCGGCGTGCTGCTCGTCGCGGAGCACGCTCCGAACAAGGAGCGCGGCTTCTGGTCCTCGTTCCCGCAGGCGGCGGTGCCGGCCGGCAACCTCATTGCCACGGTCGTGCTGCTCGTGCTGCAGTGGACCCTCTCGGATGAGGCTTTCCTCAGCTGGGGCTGGCGCGTGGCCTTCTGGCTGTCGGTCGTGATCGTCGCCGTCGGCTACTACATCCGCACCCGCATCGAGGATGCACCCATCTTCCAGCAGGTCAAGGAGGAGGTCGCGGAGTCGAACGCCCAGGGCTACGGCGTGATGGAAGTCATCAAGCGCTACCCGAAGGGTGTGCTGACGGCCATGGGCCTGCGCTTCGCGGAGAACATCCTGTACTACCTGGTGGTGACGTTCTCGATCGTCTACCTGCGCACCTACCTCGAGTACGACGTCTCGCGAATCCTGGGTCTGATGGCGATCGCGCACGTCGCGCACTTCATCTTCGTGCCGATCGTGGGCCGCTTCGTCGACACCGTGGGCCGTCGGCCCATGTACATGATCGGCACCATCCTGGGCGCTTCGTGGGGCTTCATCGCCTTCCCGATGTTCGACACCGGTGTGGACGTCGTGATCCTGGGCGGCATCATCCTGGGTCTGCTCTTCCACGCGCTCATGTACGCCGGGCAGCCGGCGATCATGGCCGAGATCTTCCCGACGCGCATGCGCTACTCGGGTGTCTCGCTCGGCTACCAGGTGACCTCGATCGTGGCGGGCTCGCTCGCGCCGATCATCGCCACGGCGCTGCTCGGCCAGTTCGGCAGCCACATCCCGGTCGCGATCTACCTGGTCGTCGCCTGCGGCATCACGCTCATCGCGGTGCTCGCGCTCAAGGAGACGAAGGGCATCTCGCTGCACGACGTCGACGACGAGGATCGTCGCCGGCTGCGCGAGGAGCAGGGCACGGTCTGA
- a CDS encoding amino acid ABC transporter ATP-binding protein — protein MPSEIAAPPELAGDGPLLAARGLHKRFGDNHVLRGIDLTVAPGTVHALIGPSGSGKTTVLRCLNGLESPDAGTLRIGDLSLDFAAPLQRRERAALHRASAMVFQQYQLFPHLTVLGNVTIGPIRVQGRPRDEVTEEALALLDRVGLREKADAYPSSLSGGQQQRVGIVRALALAPSMLLFDEPTSSLDPELVGEVLAVMIELAREGWTMAVVTHELGFAQEVADEVSFFADGAVVEHGSPERIFGDPQHERTKRFLQRMRGPFGA, from the coding sequence ATGCCGTCTGAGATCGCTGCACCGCCCGAGCTGGCGGGAGACGGACCGCTGCTCGCCGCGCGGGGGCTGCACAAGCGCTTCGGCGACAACCACGTGCTGCGGGGCATCGACCTCACGGTCGCGCCCGGCACGGTGCACGCGCTGATCGGCCCGTCGGGATCCGGCAAGACCACCGTGCTGCGCTGCCTGAACGGCCTCGAGTCTCCGGATGCGGGCACGCTCCGCATCGGTGACCTGTCGCTCGACTTCGCCGCACCGCTGCAGCGCCGGGAGCGCGCCGCGCTGCACCGAGCATCCGCCATGGTCTTCCAGCAGTACCAGCTCTTCCCGCACCTCACGGTGCTCGGCAACGTCACCATCGGGCCGATCCGGGTGCAGGGCCGGCCGCGCGACGAGGTGACCGAGGAGGCGCTGGCGCTGCTCGACCGCGTGGGCCTCAGGGAGAAGGCGGATGCGTACCCATCGTCGCTCTCGGGCGGTCAGCAGCAGCGGGTGGGGATCGTGCGCGCGCTCGCGCTGGCACCCAGCATGCTGCTGTTCGACGAGCCGACGTCGTCGCTCGACCCCGAGCTCGTCGGCGAGGTGCTCGCGGTCATGATCGAGCTCGCCCGCGAGGGCTGGACGATGGCCGTGGTGACCCACGAGCTCGGCTTCGCGCAGGAGGTGGCCGACGAGGTGTCGTTCTTCGCGGACGGCGCCGTCGTCGAGCACGGGTCGCCGGAGCGCATCTTCGGCGATCCGCAGCACGAGCGCACCAAGCGCTTCCTGCAGCGCATGCGCGGGCCCTTCGGTGCCTGA
- a CDS encoding DNA topoisomerase IV subunit A: MTATPASDSAERIDDIDVAAEMQDSFLEYAYSVIYARALPDARDGLKPVQRRILFQMAEMGLRPEKSHVKSARVVGDVMGKLHPHGDTAIYDALVRLAQGFSLRLPLIDGHGNFGSLDDGPAAARYTEARLDAAGLSLTEGLDEDVVDFVPNYDNSYQQPDVLPASYPNLLVNGASGIAVGMATNMAPHNLVEVVQAAKHLLAHPDASTADLMRHVPGPDLPGGGVIVGLDGIRDAYESGRGSFKTRARTSIERSGRKTQIIVTELPYQVGPERLMEKIKDGVLSKKLQGLSDVQDLTDRTHGLRLEIGIKTGFDPEAVLQQLYRVTPLEDGFSINNVALVEGKPQTLGLKDLLRVYLDHRVSVVRRRSEFRLGKKRDRLHLVEGLLIAILDIDEVIQVIRSSDDGEQARGRLQGIFDLSEAQAEYILELRLRRLTKFSRIELEAERDELKAQIAELERILGSEAALHAVVTDELDEVAERFGTPRRTLLTEGNGQATTGRASAAKAAANLEIVDAPTRVLLSATGRVVRVDGDEPITPPARRNRHDAIRSTIETTTRGTFGLVTSAGVVLRLTPVDLPSVPPASIGLTAGIKVKELGVFERGEEPVGFIDLASDAPWLIATARGTVKRVTPSELRDRDREAVISLKPGDHVVGIAPAPDDAWIVLVTSDAQLLRFPAEQVNPQGPGAAGMKGIGLKADATVRFAGAVDESAEVVTVTEAAETLAGLDEPRVKVSAIAEFPPKGRGTGGVQAHRLLKGEVGLSLAWVGSSPLAVGSDGSQRTLPPGGAARAGSGVAIDGTIGAIGARLGS; encoded by the coding sequence ATGACTGCCACACCCGCCTCCGACTCCGCCGAGCGCATCGACGACATCGACGTCGCTGCCGAGATGCAGGACTCGTTCCTCGAGTACGCCTACTCGGTGATCTACGCTCGAGCCCTGCCCGACGCCCGCGACGGGCTGAAGCCCGTGCAGCGCCGCATCCTGTTCCAGATGGCCGAGATGGGGCTGCGGCCCGAGAAGAGCCACGTCAAGAGCGCGCGCGTCGTCGGCGACGTGATGGGCAAGCTGCATCCGCACGGCGACACCGCCATCTATGACGCGCTCGTGCGCCTCGCCCAGGGCTTCAGCCTGCGGCTGCCGCTCATCGACGGGCACGGCAACTTCGGCTCGCTCGACGACGGGCCAGCCGCGGCCCGCTACACGGAGGCCCGCCTCGACGCCGCCGGGCTGTCGCTCACGGAGGGGCTCGACGAGGACGTCGTCGACTTCGTGCCGAACTACGACAACTCGTACCAGCAGCCCGACGTGCTGCCGGCCTCCTACCCAAACCTGCTCGTCAACGGCGCGAGCGGCATCGCCGTCGGCATGGCGACGAACATGGCACCGCACAACCTCGTCGAGGTCGTGCAGGCGGCCAAGCACCTGCTCGCGCACCCCGACGCATCCACCGCCGACCTCATGCGGCACGTGCCGGGTCCGGATCTGCCCGGCGGCGGCGTGATCGTGGGCCTCGACGGCATCCGGGATGCGTACGAATCCGGCCGTGGCTCGTTCAAGACGCGCGCTCGCACCTCCATCGAGCGCAGCGGGCGGAAGACCCAGATCATCGTCACCGAGCTGCCCTACCAGGTGGGCCCGGAGCGCCTGATGGAGAAGATCAAGGACGGCGTGCTGTCGAAGAAGCTGCAGGGCCTCTCCGACGTGCAGGATCTCACCGACCGCACGCACGGCCTGCGGCTCGAGATCGGCATCAAGACCGGCTTCGATCCCGAGGCGGTGCTGCAGCAGCTCTACCGCGTCACGCCGCTCGAGGACGGGTTCTCGATCAACAACGTCGCCCTCGTCGAGGGCAAGCCGCAGACGCTCGGGCTCAAGGATCTGCTGCGCGTCTACCTCGACCACCGGGTCTCGGTCGTGCGCCGCCGCAGCGAGTTCAGGCTCGGCAAGAAGCGCGACCGGCTGCACCTGGTGGAGGGGCTGCTGATCGCGATCCTCGACATCGACGAGGTCATCCAGGTCATCCGCTCCTCCGACGACGGCGAGCAGGCTCGCGGCCGACTGCAGGGCATCTTCGACCTGTCGGAGGCGCAGGCGGAGTACATCCTGGAGCTGCGGCTGCGCCGGCTGACGAAGTTCAGCCGCATCGAGCTCGAGGCCGAGCGCGACGAGCTCAAGGCGCAGATCGCCGAGCTCGAGCGCATCCTCGGCAGCGAAGCGGCACTGCACGCCGTCGTCACCGACGAGCTCGACGAGGTGGCCGAGCGCTTCGGCACGCCGCGGCGCACGCTGCTGACCGAAGGCAACGGGCAGGCCACGACCGGGAGGGCCTCCGCCGCCAAGGCTGCCGCCAACCTCGAGATCGTCGACGCACCCACCCGCGTGCTCCTCTCCGCCACCGGCCGGGTCGTGCGGGTCGACGGCGACGAGCCGATCACGCCGCCGGCGCGGCGCAACCGTCACGACGCCATCCGGTCGACGATCGAGACCACGACGCGCGGCACCTTCGGCCTCGTGACCTCAGCAGGGGTCGTGCTGCGGCTCACGCCCGTCGACCTGCCGTCGGTGCCTCCCGCTTCGATCGGGCTGACCGCGGGCATCAAGGTGAAGGAGCTCGGCGTCTTCGAGCGCGGCGAGGAGCCGGTCGGCTTCATCGACCTCGCGAGCGACGCGCCGTGGCTCATCGCCACCGCCCGCGGCACGGTCAAGCGCGTCACACCGAGCGAGCTGCGCGACCGCGACCGCGAGGCGGTGATCTCGCTGAAGCCCGGCGATCACGTCGTCGGCATCGCCCCCGCGCCCGACGATGCCTGGATCGTGCTGGTCACGAGCGACGCGCAGCTGCTGCGCTTCCCCGCCGAGCAGGTCAACCCGCAGGGGCCCGGTGCCGCGGGCATGAAGGGCATCGGCCTGAAGGCGGATGCGACGGTGCGGTTCGCCGGCGCCGTCGACGAGAGCGCAGAGGTCGTCACCGTCACCGAGGCTGCGGAGACGCTCGCGGGGCTCGACGAGCCGCGCGTGAAGGTGTCTGCGATCGCGGAGTTCCCGCCGAAGGGGCGCGGCACCGGCGGCGTGCAGGCGCACCGGCTGCTGAAGGGCGAGGTCGGGCTCTCGCTCGCGTGGGTCGGGAGCTCCCCGCTCGCGGTCGGCAGCGACGGCTCGCAGCGCACGCTGCCGCCGGGTGGCGCGGCTCGCGCCGGCTCCGGCGTCGCCATCGACGGCACGATCGGCGCGATCGGCGCGCGACTCGGCAGCTAG
- a CDS encoding alkaline phosphatase family protein, translated as MRGERNELALPPVRGAVVLLVDGLGAAQLGQRAGHARTLANASGGSLDAGFPSTTAAALASLTTGVLAGAHGVVGYDALVPGVGVRNQLRDWGGAMDPATWQRVPTIFEQEPSIVIGEPKHATSGFTQAVLRGAEFRGGRTMADRFAIAEQAARERSLVYLYVPELDRLGHDHGWQSTAWVDALEQLDGQLAALIGGLPRDVGLVATADHGMVDVAASGHLIVPPELLEPVAHVAGEPRCLQLHADDGTTADALAAAWRAWLGDAAWVATRQEVIASGWFGDVHPDVAPRLGDVFVAARGRRAIYADEADTARGMIGQHGSLTPDELRVPLRRFGAFASA; from the coding sequence ATGCGGGGCGAGCGCAACGAACTCGCCCTGCCGCCGGTGCGCGGGGCCGTGGTGCTGCTCGTCGACGGCCTCGGCGCGGCGCAATTGGGCCAGCGCGCTGGGCACGCGCGCACGCTCGCCAATGCTTCGGGTGGCTCCCTGGACGCGGGGTTCCCCTCGACCACCGCTGCGGCGCTGGCGAGCCTCACCACGGGCGTGCTCGCGGGGGCGCACGGCGTGGTCGGATACGACGCGCTGGTGCCGGGCGTGGGTGTGCGCAACCAGCTGCGCGACTGGGGCGGGGCCATGGACCCGGCCACGTGGCAGCGAGTCCCGACGATCTTCGAGCAGGAGCCCTCGATCGTGATCGGCGAGCCGAAGCACGCGACGAGCGGCTTCACCCAGGCGGTGCTGCGCGGCGCGGAGTTCCGCGGCGGGCGCACGATGGCCGACCGGTTCGCCATCGCCGAGCAGGCAGCGCGCGAGCGCTCACTCGTCTACCTGTACGTGCCGGAGCTCGACCGGCTCGGCCACGACCACGGATGGCAGAGCACCGCTTGGGTGGATGCACTCGAGCAGCTCGACGGCCAGCTCGCGGCGCTGATCGGTGGTCTGCCGCGTGATGTCGGTCTCGTCGCCACCGCCGATCACGGCATGGTCGACGTCGCGGCATCCGGGCACCTGATCGTGCCGCCGGAGCTGCTGGAGCCCGTCGCGCATGTCGCGGGGGAGCCGCGCTGCCTGCAGCTGCACGCGGACGACGGCACCACGGCGGATGCGCTGGCTGCGGCCTGGCGCGCCTGGCTCGGCGACGCCGCGTGGGTCGCCACGCGCCAGGAGGTCATCGCGAGCGGCTGGTTCGGCGACGTGCATCCTGATGTCGCGCCGCGGCTCGGTGACGTGTTCGTCGCCGCTCGCGGACGCCGGGCCATCTACGCGGACGAAGCGGACACCGCGCGCGGCATGATCGGCCAGCACGGCTCGCTCACCCCCGACGAGCTGCGCGTGCCGCTGCGCCGCTTCGGCGCGTTCGCTTCAGCGTGA
- a CDS encoding zinc-binding dehydrogenase, which yields MRIRGAVLRAIGAERPFSQSQPLELVELELDQPGPGELLVRIEAAGLCHSDLSVVDGARPRPVPMLLGHEAAGIVEAIGEGVDDIAVGTRIVTTFLPRCGECAACATDGRLPCERGSASNAAGELLGGGRRLHEGDTEVHHHLGVSAFATHAVVDRRSVVPVGDDVPPQVAAVLGCAMLTGGGAVINAGKPVEGDDIVIVGLGGVGMAALLAAASLGLGRVIGVDGVPSKLETAKQLGADLALTPDEALEQGLRAAVVIEAAGHPKAFETAFALTAPGGTTVTVGLPHPDARSSLSPLTFTAEARTVIGSYLGSAVPTRDIPRYEQLWREGKLAVEALVTSEIELEGLNEALDTLADGKAIRQVVRLS from the coding sequence ATGCGCATCCGCGGTGCGGTGCTGCGGGCGATCGGCGCCGAGCGCCCCTTCTCCCAGTCGCAGCCGCTCGAGCTCGTCGAGCTCGAGCTCGATCAGCCCGGCCCCGGCGAGCTGCTCGTGCGCATCGAGGCCGCGGGCCTGTGTCACAGCGACCTCTCGGTCGTCGACGGCGCCCGGCCGCGGCCGGTGCCGATGCTGCTGGGGCACGAGGCTGCCGGCATCGTGGAGGCGATCGGCGAGGGCGTCGACGATATCGCCGTCGGCACCCGCATCGTGACGACGTTCCTGCCGCGCTGCGGCGAGTGCGCCGCGTGCGCCACCGACGGCAGACTCCCGTGCGAGCGCGGCTCCGCCTCGAACGCGGCCGGCGAGCTGCTCGGCGGCGGCCGACGGCTGCACGAGGGCGATACCGAGGTGCACCACCACCTGGGCGTATCCGCCTTCGCGACGCACGCCGTGGTCGACCGCCGCTCCGTCGTGCCGGTCGGTGACGACGTCCCGCCGCAGGTCGCCGCGGTGCTCGGCTGCGCGATGCTCACGGGCGGGGGCGCCGTGATCAACGCCGGCAAGCCCGTCGAGGGCGACGACATCGTGATCGTGGGCCTCGGCGGCGTCGGGATGGCGGCGCTGCTCGCCGCCGCATCCCTGGGCCTGGGTCGCGTGATCGGTGTGGATGGCGTGCCGTCGAAGCTCGAGACCGCGAAGCAGCTGGGCGCGGACCTCGCGCTCACGCCCGATGAGGCCCTCGAGCAGGGGCTTCGTGCCGCCGTGGTGATCGAGGCGGCCGGGCACCCGAAGGCCTTCGAGACCGCATTCGCGCTCACGGCGCCCGGCGGCACGACCGTCACGGTCGGGCTCCCCCATCCGGACGCTCGCTCCTCCCTGTCGCCGCTGACCTTCACCGCCGAGGCGCGCACGGTCATCGGCTCGTACCTGGGCTCTGCTGTGCCGACCCGGGACATCCCTCGCTACGAGCAGCTCTGGCGCGAGGGGAAGCTCGCGGTGGAGGCGCTCGTGACGAGCGAGATCGAGCTCGAGGGGCTCAACGAGGCGCTCGACACGCTCGCCGACGGCAAGGCGATCCGGCAGGTCGTGCGCTTGAGCTGA
- a CDS encoding NAD(P)-binding domain-containing protein translates to MTSIAWIGLGNMGSRMSAHLVSAGHDVQGYDVVDALLEGAAARGITPVGSVGEAVDGAAVVILSLPKGEHVRSVLAGDDGVFAHAAPGTLILDTSTVDLETSAWCHSEATARGFRFVDSPVSGGIQGAEAGSLAFMLGGSDEDVAAAKEIVAPMAGNVLAVGEATHGIAAKLVNNMMLGVSILGMSEGAQLAKELGLDAQSFFEVARVSSGDSWAVRTWYPVPGVVPGAAANHNFDASFSAMLCHKDVTLAVDGAEAAGVHVPAATLIRDQLQRLLDDGFGGKDCTLVIRETSPDGSVAGWDGR, encoded by the coding sequence ATGACGTCAATCGCCTGGATCGGCCTCGGCAACATGGGCAGCCGGATGTCCGCGCACCTCGTCTCTGCTGGGCACGACGTGCAGGGCTACGACGTCGTCGACGCGCTCCTCGAGGGTGCTGCGGCGCGCGGCATCACGCCAGTCGGGTCGGTCGGCGAAGCGGTGGATGGCGCTGCCGTGGTGATCCTCAGCCTCCCCAAGGGCGAGCACGTGCGCTCGGTGCTGGCCGGCGATGACGGCGTCTTCGCGCACGCGGCCCCTGGCACGCTCATCCTCGACACCTCGACCGTGGACCTCGAGACGTCGGCCTGGTGCCACAGCGAAGCGACCGCGCGCGGATTCCGCTTCGTCGACTCCCCCGTCTCCGGCGGCATCCAGGGCGCGGAGGCCGGGAGCCTGGCGTTCATGCTCGGAGGCAGCGACGAGGATGTCGCCGCGGCGAAGGAGATCGTCGCGCCGATGGCAGGCAACGTGCTGGCGGTCGGCGAGGCGACGCACGGCATCGCCGCGAAGCTCGTCAACAACATGATGCTCGGCGTCTCGATCCTGGGGATGTCGGAGGGCGCGCAACTGGCGAAGGAGCTCGGCCTCGACGCGCAGTCCTTCTTCGAGGTGGCGCGCGTCTCCTCCGGTGACTCCTGGGCGGTGCGCACCTGGTACCCGGTGCCGGGCGTCGTGCCCGGTGCGGCCGCGAACCACAACTTCGACGCGTCCTTCTCGGCGATGCTCTGCCACAAGGACGTCACGCTGGCCGTCGACGGCGCCGAGGCAGCGGGCGTGCACGTGCCGGCCGCGACGCTCATCCGCGATCAGCTGCAGCGGCTGCTCGACGACGGCTTCGGCGGCAAGGACTGCACGCTCGTGATCCGCGAGACGAGCCCCGACGGTTCGGTCGCCGGCTGGGACGGGCGCTGA
- a CDS encoding amino acid ABC transporter permease: MNWQLVLDSLGPIALGGLLGTIPLTLASFSAGLLIAIGVAMMRISGNRLLAGIARVYVSIIRGTPMLVQLFVIFYGMPQIGITLDPWPSAIIALSLNVGGYAAEIIRAAILSIPKGQWEAGAMIGMSRGQTLLRIVLPQAARVSVPPLSNTFISLVKDTSLASVILVTELFKVAQRIAAPSGEFLTIYIVAAAVYWVICFVLALGQDALERKLDRYAV, translated from the coding sequence GGGGACGATCCCGCTCACCCTGGCGTCGTTCTCGGCGGGTCTGCTGATCGCAATCGGTGTCGCGATGATGCGGATCTCGGGCAACCGGCTGCTGGCGGGCATCGCCCGCGTCTACGTCTCGATCATCCGCGGCACGCCGATGCTCGTGCAGCTGTTCGTGATCTTCTACGGCATGCCGCAGATCGGGATCACCCTCGATCCCTGGCCGAGCGCGATCATCGCGCTCTCGCTCAACGTGGGCGGCTACGCGGCCGAGATCATCCGGGCGGCGATCCTGTCGATCCCGAAGGGCCAGTGGGAGGCGGGCGCGATGATCGGCATGTCGCGCGGCCAGACGCTGCTGCGCATCGTGCTGCCGCAGGCGGCTCGCGTCTCGGTGCCGCCGCTGTCGAACACGTTCATCTCGCTCGTCAAGGACACCTCGCTGGCGTCGGTGATCCTGGTCACCGAGCTCTTCAAGGTCGCGCAGCGCATCGCGGCCCCGAGCGGCGAGTTCCTCACCATCTACATCGTCGCGGCGGCCGTCTACTGGGTCATCTGCTTCGTGCTGGCGCTCGGCCAGGACGCGCTCGAGAGGAAGCTTGATCGCTATGCCGTCTGA
- a CDS encoding DNA topoisomerase IV subunit B — protein sequence MGDRLARAASDYSARHLTVLEGLEAVRKRPGMYIGSTDSRGLMHCLWEIIDNSVDEALGGHGDEITVVLHDDGSVEVRDRARGLPIDVEPRTGLTGVEVIFTKLHAGGKFGGGAYQSSGGLHGVGASVVNALSERLDVEVDRDGATWAMSFHRGEPGDFLDDGEPSPSATFVPFTDASKLRKVGKVAKGLTGTRVRYWADPQVFTKGAEFLADELARRARQTAFLVPGLGIQIIDERGDEPVVHDFRYDGGISEFVEYLAPDPALTATWRLTGAGDFKETIPVLDETTGHMVTREVDRTCEVDIALRWGTGYDTVVQTFVNIIATPKGGSHLAGFEQSLLKLIRDQVAANARKLKAGNDKIEKDDALAGLSAVVTVRLPEPQFEGQTKEVLGTPAVRQIVAQVVQRELSAILTSNKRDEKAQAAQLLEKVVSEMKSRISARSLKETARRKSALESSSLPVKLVDCRSNDVEQTELFIVEGDSALGTAKPARNSEFQAILPIRGKILNVQKASVGDMLGNAECAAIIQSIGAGSGRSFDLSQARYGKIIMLSDADVDGAHIRTLLLTLIHRYMRPLIEDGRVYAAVPPLHRVLVKHRGKPDEAIYTYSDAELHRTLTRLKKAGKSWHEPPQRYKGLGEMDADQLAETTMDRSRRTLRRVQISDAERASEIFELLMGNEVAPRRELIVTSQVDRDRIDA from the coding sequence ATGGGGGATCGGTTGGCACGCGCGGCATCCGACTACTCGGCACGGCACCTCACCGTGCTCGAAGGACTCGAGGCGGTGCGCAAGCGCCCCGGCATGTACATCGGCTCGACCGACTCGCGCGGGCTCATGCACTGCCTGTGGGAGATCATCGACAACTCCGTCGACGAGGCGCTCGGCGGCCACGGCGACGAGATCACCGTGGTCCTGCATGACGACGGCTCCGTCGAGGTGCGCGACCGCGCCCGCGGCCTGCCGATCGACGTCGAGCCCCGCACCGGTCTCACGGGCGTCGAGGTGATCTTCACGAAGCTGCACGCCGGCGGCAAGTTCGGCGGCGGCGCCTACCAGTCCTCCGGCGGTCTGCACGGCGTGGGCGCATCCGTGGTCAACGCGCTCTCCGAGCGACTCGACGTCGAGGTCGACCGCGACGGCGCCACCTGGGCCATGTCGTTCCACCGCGGCGAGCCGGGCGACTTCCTCGACGACGGCGAGCCGTCGCCGAGCGCCACGTTCGTGCCCTTCACCGACGCGTCCAAGCTGCGCAAGGTCGGCAAGGTCGCCAAGGGGCTCACCGGCACCCGGGTGCGCTACTGGGCGGACCCGCAGGTCTTCACGAAGGGTGCGGAGTTCCTCGCGGATGAGCTCGCCCGGCGCGCTCGGCAGACGGCGTTCCTCGTGCCCGGCCTCGGCATCCAGATCATCGACGAGCGCGGTGATGAGCCGGTCGTGCACGACTTCCGCTACGACGGCGGCATCAGCGAGTTCGTCGAATACCTCGCGCCCGACCCCGCGCTCACCGCCACCTGGAGGCTCACCGGCGCCGGCGACTTCAAGGAGACCATCCCGGTGCTCGACGAGACCACCGGGCACATGGTCACCCGCGAGGTCGACCGCACCTGCGAGGTCGACATCGCGCTGCGGTGGGGTACCGGCTACGACACCGTCGTGCAGACCTTCGTCAACATCATCGCGACGCCCAAGGGCGGTTCACACCTGGCGGGCTTCGAGCAGTCGCTGCTGAAGCTCATCCGCGATCAGGTGGCGGCGAACGCGCGCAAGCTGAAGGCTGGCAACGACAAGATCGAGAAGGACGACGCGCTCGCGGGCCTGTCGGCGGTCGTGACGGTGCGCCTGCCGGAGCCGCAGTTCGAGGGTCAGACCAAGGAGGTGCTCGGCACGCCCGCCGTGCGCCAGATCGTCGCGCAGGTCGTGCAGCGCGAGCTCAGCGCCATCCTCACGTCGAACAAGCGGGATGAGAAGGCGCAGGCGGCGCAGCTGCTCGAGAAGGTCGTGAGCGAGATGAAGTCGCGCATCTCGGCGCGCTCGCTCAAGGAGACCGCGCGCCGCAAGAGCGCGCTGGAATCGTCCTCCCTGCCGGTGAAGCTCGTCGACTGCCGCTCGAACGACGTGGAGCAGACCGAGCTCTTCATCGTCGAGGGCGACAGCGCGCTCGGCACCGCGAAGCCCGCGCGCAACAGCGAGTTCCAGGCCATCCTGCCGATCCGCGGCAAGATCCTGAACGTGCAGAAGGCGTCGGTGGGCGACATGCTCGGCAACGCCGAGTGCGCGGCGATCATCCAGTCGATCGGCGCGGGCTCGGGCCGCTCGTTCGATCTGAGCCAGGCGCGCTACGGCAAGATCATCATGCTCTCGGACGCCGATGTCGACGGCGCGCACATCCGCACGCTGCTGCTCACCCTCATCCACCGCTACATGCGCCCGCTCATCGAGGACGGGCGCGTCTACGCGGCCGTGCCGCCGCTGCACCGGGTGCTCGTGAAGCACCGCGGCAAGCCCGACGAGGCGATCTACACCTACTCCGACGCCGAGCTGCACCGCACGCTCACGCGGCTGAAGAAGGCTGGCAAGTCCTGGCACGAGCCGCCGCAGCGCTACAAGGGTCTGGGCGAGATGGATGCGGATCAGCTGGCCGAGACCACCATGGATCGCTCCCGCCGCACGCTGCGCCGCGTGCAGATCAGCGACGCGGAGCGCGCGAGCGAGATCTTCGAGCTGCTGATGGGCAACGAGGTCGCGCCCCGCCGCGAGCTCATCGTGACGAGCCAGGTGGACCGCGACCGCATCGACGCCTGA